The Natronosporangium hydrolyticum nucleotide sequence CGCCGGCCGCGTTCGGCATAGACCGGGACGCCGGCGGCGGAGAGCGCCTCGATGTCCCGCGACACGGTGCGGGTGGAGACCTCCAGCTCCCGGGCGAGCGCCGTCGCGGTCAGCCGACCGCGCTGGCGCAGCAGCAACACTATCGACACCAACCGATCGGCTCGCACCGCGAAATTGTATCGGGATACACGACAGGAGGTGTCGTGATTTGTTGGCAGGCTTACCGCCATGACGACAAAGATGGCAGCCACCGAGCCGGTAGACGGACGTAATGGCAACGAATCGAAGGAAGCTGACCTGACGGTGGCGCGGACGGCGGTCAACCCGTGGCCGTGGTCGAAGGAGCTGGGTTACCACCAGGGCGAGCTCGTCGCCGGGCACACCCGCACCCTCTACTGCGCCGGGCAGACCGCCATGAGCGGCGACGGCGAGCCACAGCACGCCGGTGACCTGGCGGCGCAGTTGGCGCTGACCCTCGACAACCTGGAGGCGGTGCTCGACGAAGCCGGGATGTCCCTCGCCAACCTCGTCCGGCTCAACGTCTACACCACCGACGTCGACCTGCTCTTCCAGCACTACGGCGTGCTGGCGGGGCGGTTGGGCGC carries:
- a CDS encoding RidA family protein is translated as MTTKMAATEPVDGRNGNESKEADLTVARTAVNPWPWSKELGYHQGELVAGHTRTLYCAGQTAMSGDGEPQHAGDLAAQLALTLDNLEAVLDEAGMSLANLVRLNVYTTDVDLLFQHYGVLAGRLGAAGVAPATTMLGVNRLAIPTLLVEVEGTAVA